CCTTCTCCGGGTCTACATACGTTGTAACGGTGTCTTTCAGCACGGAAGCAATGAACATGGTAAATAGGGATGAAGATATCCCATGCCCCATCATATCAAGCAATAGGACTCCATATCTGCCTTCACCAAGCGGATACCACGAATACAGATCACCCGCAAGTTCAAACGAAGGTTTGTAAATTGCATTAACGTGGAACAATGGATCTTCAATAGCAGGGCTTAACACAGCATTCTGTACCATAGCCGCAAGTTTCAGTTCATCCTGAATCCGCTGATCCCGCTCTTTATGCCAATCCTTCTCTTGTTTCAGACGAAGCGCAAGACGGATTCTAGCCATCAGTTCGACTTTGTTAATAGGTTTGGTCACATAATCGGATGCACCTGCATCCAGCGCCTCGGCCAATTTCTTGGAATCTCCGATCGCGGTTACCATAATAATGGGTATATCCTTGAGATTTTCAAATTTCTGCACAATACTGCATGCTTCGATTCCATCCATCTCTGGCATCATCATATCTAGCAAAATCAGGTCAATATCCGACGGCTTGGGACGAAGTTCATTGTTTTCCCCACCTATCCCAAGGACTTCAAACATCTCCATGGCAGAACTTGCCGTTACAATGTCACGATAGTTTTCTTTTTTCAGAATTTCTCGAATGATAATGACATTCGTCGGATTGTCGTCAACAATAAGTATTCTCATTTCTATCTCCTTATCTGTGGCGTCCGGGTTTGTCGATTCTTATCAGGTCATCTAACAACCTTAATTATACAAATTTCGCATACAACACAGCGGTAGACATAATAATTCCTAGTATAACTATAATCGTATTATCAAAAAACTTCTATCAGTAAATGGCACCATCGCAGGAGAATTCACCCGCTTGTTACCCTGTTTTTGCTGCGTCCTGATCCCGCTTCCAAACTTGCAAAAACATAGATAAGGAATGGGGATATCCCCATTCCTTATCTATGTTTTTGGTTAAGCATTCTGCGTCATCAACTTGAAAGCTCTTTTGAATGATGCAAAATACTTGATTCTGAAGCTTGTCCATTCTCAGAAGGCTCCAGCTTACGTGTTTGTATCGGCTAAGCTATTCTTTCTTTTTGGCAATCACAAGTACTTTGCCTTTATCGAGTTCACTCTCGTAAAAATCTGCCTCAGCTTCGGTGAAGCCCATCGAAACAATTTTGGCCCGGAGTTCATCACCGCGGGAGCGGAACAGATTCGCCAAGGAATCAAATACGCCTTCTTCCTTGATGCCAATCTCTTTGGCATCTGCCGTATCGGCAATCCGATCTGTACGATCCTTTTCATGGGCTAGAACGAAGATATGATCAGCAAGGTATCCGGTAATCTGCAATTCTTTCACCGCTTCTACCGCTTGGACTCCGTTTTCTACCACTTTTGCATAAGCTTGCGCATTGGTTGAATTCATCGTTTCCACTCTCCTCTGATTGTTCTTCTTTATCGAGCTACTTAGTATATAACCATACGATATCGGGTTGAAACGTTTCTGGATTAACCAATCCTAGGAAACCGATTCATCAAAGAGGTCTATTCCTTCAATATGATTGGAGCCTGGCTTCATATATACCTTCAGCGCCTGACTTCCTCGAAGAAATACTTCTCCATCCTCTGCTACATAATACGGCTTGCCCAAAACATCTCGAATGGCCTCAATATTCATATCAATCCATTCCTGATTAAGCTTCAGACGTTTCTCGGAAGCATCAATATGCACATAATTGACCACTCCTGTATCTTCGCAGAGCCCAACCGTTACATCTTTGAATTGATACTCAGGGCAACCCAGGTATGGATCAAGTTCCTTATGAACCGGTTTGCCTTTATTGGCTAATATATCATTCACGCTGTCATCCAGAGAAATGTCATTCAGAGTCCGAAAGTGCTGGACAGGTCCGGATCGATCAGCAGCCAGAATGATCTCTGGTGTCTCCTCTTTCACTACCGTCCATTGCATATCATGAGCAGCGGGTACCGCTGCCGGTTGAACGGAAAAGGGAGAAATTACGCTAAACATAACAAGCAGTAGTTTCATCATGATTCTCACCCTTTCATCAGGTTCATCACCGCTCTGAAGACTTCTATTCATTACAAAACGGTCATGCTATTTCCGCATACGTTGCCATACATTAGCGGCTACATCCACATATTTCAGCCAGCCTTTTCCGCCTTTGGCATCATCATGATATGTAGCTTCATAGGATTGCAGTGTCCGATCTGTCGGTGTAGCAGGCGGCGTCTGTACTACATTCGCTACTTCTGAACGTTTGTTCTGTTCAGTGCTGCTGCGTTTCGTCTGAAACTTGGCCATCAAAGTGGATGACACCTGCTTTGCTGCTTCCGTCACTTCGTTCAGCACTTCACCCAGATTCTGTACAGATTCCATAACGGGATCAATTTGTTTCATTTTGTGCTGCACATCAACTGTAATATCATTGGCATGCCTTACCGTCTGTTTAACTTCATAACTAAGCTCATCAATGGTCTTCTGAACTTCCTGCAGTGTCTGTGACACATTGTCGAGTGAACCCTGAGCGGACTTCAAGGTACGAATTAAAAAGAATACAAGTACTGCAAATGCAATTGCAATTAAAGCCACACTAATTTGATAGATCATAAAAGAACCTCACTTTCCAGTATAAATCGGTTTTGTTATTGCTTAGTTACCCGACCCATTCCGAGGCGAAACAAATAGGATATGAACTGTATAAACAACTCCTCCTGGTAAAATATCGCAATGTTTCAACCCTAAAGGCCTCGGTTAAAGAACAACTACACACGGCAGTGAGACGAACACTTCTCGCTACCAAGTTCTATAAACGAAAGGATGATACACATGTTGAAATGGTCGGTACTATTTCTAATTATTGCTCTTGTTGCAGGTATTTTCGGATTCTTCGGTATTGTTGAAGCAGCTGCTTCGATTGCCAAAGTACTCTTCTTCATCTTTGTTGTACTGTTCGTCATCTCCCTGATTACGGGACGCAGTCGAATGCGATGAATAGGGCTTCCCAATTATGAACAGCACTCGATACATACAAAAGCCTATCGCGCTTGCAAAAGCCGGTAGGCTTTTGTGCGTTCATAATATCTTTTTTACAACAATTTTCCCAAAGCACATTACGACTTCTCTCTATTATGTATTACGCTCCCTTCTGGTCTATTCATCGCTTCTCCCCGATTACATCATAAAAACAGGACCATTATGACATAGCCAACCCGGTTTTCTCCCACCGAAGTATGATATTTACAGGCTCTCCTTATACCCACATATGCTCCAGTTGACACTGGAGAATCCAAGAAAATATTGTTATAATTTGTGATTCACAAGTGAGCTTGCTTGGTTACTTTTAACACAGGACAACAAACTACATACCTAACCGAGGAGGAAAAACAAATGAAAAAAATCGTAAGTTTTGCCGCTGCTCTGACTTTGATGGGATCCATGGCTGCTGCCGCAGGTGCTGAGGAAGCGGTTACCGGAACGGTAGCTCCAGAAACAGGAACTCCTACAACCACAACAACGCCAGCTGTTGAAGTGAACAAACCTGCTGTAGACACTGTAGAAGGCACAGCTGAGACCGTAACTGGCACAACAGTAGACACAACGGGTACAGAAGGTACTTCAACGACTACTGAAACAACAACTTCAACAAAGGATGACAAAATCTTTGATGAGCCTGTTGTGAAAGCAGGAGATGAGGTTCTGGTCCCTACAATGCTGCTCAACCTGTTGGAGCGCACATGGTTCTATGATGCACCTAATGGCAAACCAATCGGTGCACTGGGTTCCCAAGTCATCGATACGACAGGTGAAGTTGTAGATGGATTCGATGGTGGTCAATGGGTACAAGTGTATACATGGAAAGGTAAAGCTTGGATCCACGTTGCTATTCAATAGTATCGTATAATCGTTCTAACGATAAGTAAAGAGGACAGCACGCAGGCAGCGGCTGTCCTCTTTTCATTTGAAAATGCGCTTATTTCCGGTTTGTCCCTACCCATTTCAAGGACTTTCCGTCGTTCCTTCTTCCATCTTCGGCTCCACATGCACATGTACATGCATAATATTATGTGAACGTTTCAAGCGCTCTTCGACCCGGTCACAGATCTGATGACCTTCGATTAGGCTCAGTCCTCCATCCACCTCAATAACCACATCCACCAGTACATGACTGCCGTGCACACGCGCCTTCACGTCCTTGATCATTTCCACACCAGGAACCCGCGCCACAGAGGATCTTAGGTCTGTCAGTTCTTTCTGATCAAATCCGTCCGTCAGACGATGTGTTGAATCACGGAAAATCTCCCAAGCTGTCTTACAAATCAACAGACCTACAGCAATTGCAGCTACTTTGTCCAACCAAGGAAGGCCAAATTGTGCACCGATGATCCCGATCGCAGCCCCTATGCTGACCCAGGCATCCGAACGATTATCTTTGGCCGCAGCCATCAGGGCCTGACTGTTAATTTGTTTGGCAAGACGATGATTGTAACGATATACGCCCAGCATTACCAGCGCACAGACAACGGCAACTGCTGCTGACCACAGGTT
This window of the Paenibacillus marchantiae genome carries:
- a CDS encoding general stress protein, whose translation is MNSTNAQAYAKVVENGVQAVEAVKELQITGYLADHIFVLAHEKDRTDRIADTADAKEIGIKEEGVFDSLANLFRSRGDELRAKIVSMGFTEAEADFYESELDKGKVLVIAKKKE
- a CDS encoding cation diffusion facilitator family transporter, whose protein sequence is MNAYEEIRKGERGAWVSIVAYLVLSAFKLICGYLFASSALLADGFNNLTDIVASVAVLIGLRISQKPPDSDHAYGHFRAETVAALIASFIMAMVGLQVLVEAVRSWYEGNFVAPNLWSAAVAVVCALVMLGVYRYNHRLAKQINSQALMAAAKDNRSDAWVSIGAAIGIIGAQFGLPWLDKVAAIAVGLLICKTAWEIFRDSTHRLTDGFDQKELTDLRSSVARVPGVEMIKDVKARVHGSHVLVDVVIEVDGGLSLIEGHQICDRVEERLKRSHNIMHVHVHVEPKMEEGTTESP
- a CDS encoding DUF1328 domain-containing protein — translated: MLKWSVLFLIIALVAGIFGFFGIVEAAASIAKVLFFIFVVLFVISLITGRSRMR
- a CDS encoding DUF948 domain-containing protein, producing MIYQISVALIAIAFAVLVFFLIRTLKSAQGSLDNVSQTLQEVQKTIDELSYEVKQTVRHANDITVDVQHKMKQIDPVMESVQNLGEVLNEVTEAAKQVSSTLMAKFQTKRSSTEQNKRSEVANVVQTPPATPTDRTLQSYEATYHDDAKGGKGWLKYVDVAANVWQRMRK
- a CDS encoding PP2C family protein-serine/threonine phosphatase; amino-acid sequence: MRILIVDDNPTNVIIIREILKKENYRDIVTASSAMEMFEVLGIGGENNELRPKPSDIDLILLDMMMPEMDGIEACSIVQKFENLKDIPIIMVTAIGDSKKLAEALDAGASDYVTKPINKVELMARIRLALRLKQEKDWHKERDQRIQDELKLAAMVQNAVLSPAIEDPLFHVNAIYKPSFELAGDLYSWYPLGEGRYGVLLLDMMGHGISSSLFTMFIASVLKDTVTTYVDPEKVIQELNRRFNQLHLEKQLVQYYFTAIYLVVDTRMKRIDYVNAGHPPALFFRQDGSVTTLDSVCCPVGLFDKMDIEPQTIHYEGEGHIALYTDGLTEAVQGDQEMQQAFLKEKLAGSHQWDEAAMQALFFDDEIPQERDDDKCLVWITLNKGVEAE